The sequence CGGAGAAAGCGATTCCGGAAGCATTGCGGAGTGGTCTTGCCAACGATATCGTACAGGATCAGATCTCGGCTTCGCATCCGTTTGCCGCGTTGGCCATAGCGCCACTGGCTGAGACTGCTGGCGTCTATCATACAAACCCGCAGGTAGTCGTGATGCCCGATGATACGGCCTTGCGCGATTACCAACATACGTTTGCCAACATGCTGATGTTGCTCGAAGAACGGGCCGACGGTGATTACAAAGGAACGGGCCTGTTCGGGAATACATCAAAGCTTTATAGCACCCCCAAACTGCTTGAGAAACTACAGGACGATAACGACAACCGCGTAGATCAGCGATCCGTGCTGAGGGCGCGGCTGTTCGATATGTTGGTTGGTGATTGGGACCGGCATGACGATCAGTGGCGGTGGGCCAGTTTTAAATCGAGTAAAGGGTTACGCTTTAAGCCAGTTCCGCGCGACCGCGATCAGGCGTTTTTTGTCAATGAAGGTATTCTGCCGAAAATCGTCAGCCGACGGTGGTTACTGCCTAAAATACAGGGATTTGATTATAAAATCCGGTATGTGCCTGGGTTCAATACCAACGCCCGCTTTTTCGACCGCTCGTTTCTGACCGAACCAAGCCGCGCCGACTGGCTGGCGGTGGCCGATTCACTGCAACGAAGCCTGACCGATGAGGCCATTAATAAAGCCCTGCGTCAGTTACCTGAGCCAGCGCGAAGCCTGACCGCCGAAACGATAGCGGCTAAACTGCGTCAGCGCCGTGCGGATCTACTGCGCTATGCCGACGAACAATACCGTTTTCTGGCCAAAGCCGTTGATGTGGTGGGTAGCGATAAGGACGAACTCTTCGATCTGACCCGGTTACCTGACGGCCAGACGGAGGTGGTTGTTTATAAACTCAATAAAGACAAAGAACCAACCCAGGAACTGTATAAGCGCCGATTTGATCCGGCCGAAACGCAGGAGGTGCGGTTGTATGGGCTGGGTGGCGACGACAGGTTTGTACTTCACGGGACGGCCCCAGAAGGCAGTCTGATCCGGATTATCGGCGGCAAGGGCGATGATGTCATAACGGATAGTTCATCGGTTCGGGGGCTGTCGCGCAGAACGTGGGTGTATGATCTACGCAAGAATACCACCATTTCGGGAGGGTCGGAAACGCGTAACCGCTTGTCGGATAATAAAGATGTCAATAAATACGACCGCACGGCATTCCGGTATAACCTTACCATGCCACTGGTCACCGTACAGGCTAACCCCGATGATGGTCTGTTTATTGGCGGAGGTATTTTGCGTCGGACACAGGGCTTTCGCAAGGAGCCCTTCGCTCAGCAACACCGAATAATGGTCAGCCATGCGTTTGCAACCGAAGCCTACAATTTTCATTACGACGGAACATTTACAGACTTACTGGGAAAGGCTGATTTGCTGCTCAATGCCGACATAAAAGCCCCGAATTTTGTCCAGAACTTCTTTGGCATCGGCAATGAAACGGTATTCAATAAAGAATTGGGCGTAAATTATTACCGGGTCCGATTCGAGAACTGGAGTGTAAATGCTCTTTTACAGCATAAATTAGGGAAAGCTACATTTTACTACGGCCCATCGGTCGAGCGGATTGAAGTGGAAGAAGGCCAGAAGAAGTTTATTCAGGACTATGCTGCGAGTATTCCAGATGGTCAACGACTCTTCAACTCATTTCTATACGGTGGGCTGAAGGCTGGTTTTACGGTCGATACCCGCAATAATCCGTTGCTAACAACCCGTGGGCTACTATGGCGAACATCGCTGACGGCTTACCGTGGGTTGAATGATCAATCGAAATCATTTTCGCAAGTACAGTCGGATCTCTCGTTTTATGCCAGTATTCGGTTACCGGCCATTCTGACCATTGCAACGCGCGTAGGAACCAGCCTGAATTTAAACGATAATTATGAGTTTTTCCAGGCCAGCACGCTCGGCGGTCTGACGAATCTGCGGGGTTTTCGGCGTACGCGCTTTGCGGGCGAGAATGCATTCTACCACAACCTGGATCTGCGAATGCGCCTGTTTACGATTAAAACCTACCTGTTTCCGGCCTATGCGGGGATTCTCGCTTTTAATGATGTTGGACGGGTATGGGTCGATGGCGAAAAGTCAAACGTCTGGCATCATGGTTACGGTGGCGGTCTGTGGTTATCGCCCTACAATACAGCGGTTATTTCATTGCTCTATGCAGTCTCCCGCGAAGATCGTATCCCCATGCTTCGGGTAGGATTTTTCTTTTAAGAACAGAATTGCTAAAACAACTGATACAATTCAATTTCTTCATCGACACCTTTAATGACTGTTGGGCCGAGAGCACGAACTGTTTCGGGCGGGTTTGTCAGTGATTCATACACTTCCCGCGAAACCAGAAACTGGGTATGAAAGGGTTTATTTAACTGCTCAATGCGGGCAGCCAGAATTACGACATTGCCCGTTACGGAGTATTGCTGACGGGTTTCGGTGCCAATATTACCGACTACCGCATCGCCGAGGTGTATGCCAATCCCGATGGTTGTTGGGATCATTAACTCATCATTAACGGCTTTGCGGATTTCTTTTAAAATGGTGAACCCAGCTTCAACGGCCACCTCGGCTGGATTGTCGACTTCGACTGGCGCCCCGAATGTGATCATGCAGCCATCGCCCAGAAACTGATTGACAACGCCACCATACTGTTCGACGATACGGATGATAATACCGAAGAACGTATTTTGATAGGCCATTACATCCTCGGGGGTTTCGTGGCTGGCGTATTTGGTGAAATCGCGGATGTCCAGAAACATGACCGCAACCCGCATCCGATGACTCTGGTAGTTTCCTTTTTGCTCCAGTACCGCGCGGGCAATTTCGGGCGATACCTGCTGACCAAAGAGTGTTACGGCTTGCTGCTCTGTTTCGGTTGCGCGAATGGTATCGGTAATGCTTTGACGGATTTGTCGGGACACATAACCGGCGGCCATCCCTGCCAGAATGAGAAGTCCTCCTTTGGCAATAAACATCAGCGGTAAATGCAGGAACATATCTATTTCCAGATAAGGCTCGACTAGTCCGGGCTTGGCAATCAGGAAGTAAACGCCGATAAATTCAGCCCCGGCAATGAAACCCGTATAGGCCGACAGCCATAAGTTAAGCCGTAGGGTAGAGAGAATGATAAAA comes from Spirosoma aureum and encodes:
- a CDS encoding BamA/TamA family outer membrane protein translates to MRSLYILISLFIVVSLVSVGIPSQAQTSYSIFLLGDAGAPLPDGRDPVLNALRAQLQKAGPNSSLILLGDNIYQFGLPDADNPNRADAERRMRDQLDLRTAFTGRVFAIPGNHDWDKSGREGWQRIKNQQDFVRQYTGRDDVFFPNDGCPGPVEVPLSDSLTLVLMDTQYWLHPWDRPGEESDCGAKSLPEFLTQLDDILYRNRHRRVVVAGHHPMYSHGEHGGHFTLKDHLFPLTDIRKWLYVPLPVIGSIYPIYRSVFGSLQDLPNPVYREMRNGMVALFKKYRNLIYTNGHDHNLQLIRRDSLNYLTSGSGSKHTAVAKKAESLFALEKQGFARLDFGIGNQMTISFFAPSDQQPTGELLYQTTIQLRPDPIPNLAEKTQKQPDSLRTVPGAGYAAGSGKRFWFGANYRDVWTNPLTVPVLNMQKAGLVPTERGGGFQTLSLRLVDPKKHEFAIRSIEKYPEKAIPEALRSGLANDIVQDQISASHPFAALAIAPLAETAGVYHTNPQVVVMPDDTALRDYQHTFANMLMLLEERADGDYKGTGLFGNTSKLYSTPKLLEKLQDDNDNRVDQRSVLRARLFDMLVGDWDRHDDQWRWASFKSSKGLRFKPVPRDRDQAFFVNEGILPKIVSRRWLLPKIQGFDYKIRYVPGFNTNARFFDRSFLTEPSRADWLAVADSLQRSLTDEAINKALRQLPEPARSLTAETIAAKLRQRRADLLRYADEQYRFLAKAVDVVGSDKDELFDLTRLPDGQTEVVVYKLNKDKEPTQELYKRRFDPAETQEVRLYGLGGDDRFVLHGTAPEGSLIRIIGGKGDDVITDSSSVRGLSRRTWVYDLRKNTTISGGSETRNRLSDNKDVNKYDRTAFRYNLTMPLVTVQANPDDGLFIGGGILRRTQGFRKEPFAQQHRIMVSHAFATEAYNFHYDGTFTDLLGKADLLLNADIKAPNFVQNFFGIGNETVFNKELGVNYYRVRFENWSVNALLQHKLGKATFYYGPSVERIEVEEGQKKFIQDYAASIPDGQRLFNSFLYGGLKAGFTVDTRNNPLLTTRGLLWRTSLTAYRGLNDQSKSFSQVQSDLSFYASIRLPAILTIATRVGTSLNLNDNYEFFQASTLGGLTNLRGFRRTRFAGENAFYHNLDLRMRLFTIKTYLFPAYAGILAFNDVGRVWVDGEKSNVWHHGYGGGLWLSPYNTAVISLLYAVSREDRIPMLRVGFFF
- a CDS encoding adenylate/guanylate cyclase domain-containing protein, encoding MTFPFRSTQQPPIESYFQEHFSDESLKREAQRAGVLSALFLFSTVMLALLQPFLRADNLMYLPGPIMLTVAPYLVGMGIYEWGIRRLFRQQLERHQDLPTFFKFANATFEITSISFILLIVSRHLGDPLLVLNSPLAYIYLFFIILSTLRLNLWLSAYTGFIAGAEFIGVYFLIAKPGLVEPYLEIDMFLHLPLMFIAKGGLLILAGMAAGYVSRQIRQSITDTIRATETEQQAVTLFGQQVSPEIARAVLEQKGNYQSHRMRVAVMFLDIRDFTKYASHETPEDVMAYQNTFFGIIIRIVEQYGGVVNQFLGDGCMITFGAPVEVDNPAEVAVEAGFTILKEIRKAVNDELMIPTTIGIGIHLGDAVVGNIGTETRQQYSVTGNVVILAARIEQLNKPFHTQFLVSREVYESLTNPPETVRALGPTVIKGVDEEIELYQLF